The following coding sequences lie in one Capsicum annuum cultivar UCD-10X-F1 chromosome 5, UCD10Xv1.1, whole genome shotgun sequence genomic window:
- the LOC107872534 gene encoding remorin-like isoform X2, which yields MANNSKAVTTVPPQNTNPSLKKSSKGSVERDTVLSQLNNDKKSAYVKAWEENEKSRVDNKAQKKLSKVAAWENRKKAHLDAKLKKLEVNMHNLYKKKAEYAEKMKNKAALIHKEAEERKAVVEAKRGEQLLKAEEMAAKYSATGQNPKKLLGCVR from the exons ATGGCCAACAATTCTAAAGCCGTCACCACCGTACCACCTCAAA ATACAAATCCTTCACTTAAGAAAAGCTCGAAAGGATCTGTCGAAAGAG aTACTGTTCTCTCTCAGCTTAATAACGACAAGAAGTCTGCGTATGTCAAGGCATGGGAAGAGAATGAGAAAAGCAGAGTGGATAACAA GGCCCAAAAGAAGCTCTCTAAAGTTGCAGCATGGGAGAACAGAAAGAAAGCACATCTTGATGCTAAACTGAAGAAACTTGAGGTAAACATGCACAAtcttta caaaaaaaaagcagaatatgcggaaaagatgaaaaataaagcagcTTTGATTCATAAGGAGGCAGAAGAGAGGAAAGCCGTGGTTGAAGCTAAACGAGGGGAACAACTTCTTAAAGCAGAGGAGATGGCTGCCAAATATAGCGCCACAGGACAAAATCCTAAGAAGTTACTTGGGTGTGTTAGATGA
- the LOC107872534 gene encoding remorin-like isoform X1, which yields MANNSKAVTTVPPQNTNPSLKKSSKGSVERDTVLSQLNNDKKSAYVKAWEENEKSRVDNKAQKKLSKVAAWENRKKAHLDAKLKKLEERLEQKKSRICGKDEK from the exons ATGGCCAACAATTCTAAAGCCGTCACCACCGTACCACCTCAAA ATACAAATCCTTCACTTAAGAAAAGCTCGAAAGGATCTGTCGAAAGAG aTACTGTTCTCTCTCAGCTTAATAACGACAAGAAGTCTGCGTATGTCAAGGCATGGGAAGAGAATGAGAAAAGCAGAGTGGATAACAA GGCCCAAAAGAAGCTCTCTAAAGTTGCAGCATGGGAGAACAGAAAGAAAGCACATCTTGATGCTAAACTGAAGAAACTTGAG GAAAGATTAGAGcaaaaaaaaagcagaatatgcggaaaagatgaaaaataa